Genomic DNA from Segatella copri:
GATAGAAGGCTATACTGCCGATGAAATCATGCAGATAACGGGATGCACTGCCGATAATCTCCGAAAGAATCTCTCCAGAGCCCGACTCAAAATCAGAGAGACCTATATGAATATCGTGAAACAAAACAGAACAAAATAAAGAAGGAGGAAAGAATATGAACGATAAAATAAAAAGAATCGATGAATTCAAGGATATCGATGAATTCAAGACGATACAGGACTTGCTCGACAAGTATATGGATGGTGCCACATCCAATGAGGAAGAGGCAACGCTCAGAAAATATTTCGAAGAGCATGGCAATGATATTCCTGAAGAATGGGAATCCTATCGCGCCCTCTTCAGCTATATAGGATTCGAACAGATGAATCTTTCTCTAATTCTAAAAGAAGAAGAGAAGGAGGAGGATTTCGAAAAAAAAGATATCGAGAAGGAAGAACTCCCAAAGAAGGAAGCTTCTCGTAGCAGATGGCTCAAATATTTCGGCACTTCTGTGGCAGCCGCCGCTATCATCGCATTCCTGATTGTGGGCATCCAGAAGATAGCCCAGCCTCAGCCTGAATGTTATGCGGTTATCGATGGAAAGGTTTATACCGACCAGGAGTTCGTTCATAACGAAGCCCTGGATGCCCTGGAAGATGTTTCGGCAGATTCCGAAGATCCATTCAGTGCCCTGGATATGATGAAACAATAAATTCATCTTTTAGATGAAACAATCATTCAAACTATAAAGTATAATATATATAATAAGGTATAGAATATGAAACGATGCAACTTGATAAAACGTTTCTTCATCGGACTGCTTCTTATCGTGGTAGCCTCGATTTCGGCTAATGCCCAGGAGGGGCTGTACGTAAAAAGCATATTCCAACGCTTCGGACACGCCAAGGGATGCAAGATGGTTACGATGCAGAATGCGCAACTCAAAGGTTACAGGCTCAAGATATACAAGAGCCTGGTATATAAGAACCATGCCACGGAAATAGCCCACTATCTGAAGTCCGACCGCAAGGCTGCGAAAAAAATCAGAGAGGTGGTGGAGAATGGCAAGATGGTGAGCGGCTATTACATGATGACACCCTTGAGCAATGGCGACAACCGCTTCATCCTCTTCAGTAACCCGAGTAAAAGCAAGGGAACCGTGATTTATATAGAAGGCGACCTGTCGCCCGAAGATATCATGCAACTCTGCTATTCCAGAAGATAGAAGCAACATCTTCCTACAGGAATCTTCTCAATAAGAATAAGAAACAACATAAAATATTGTATTATGAATATCAAAAACGTAATGATGATGGCTGCCATGATGCCAGCCGTCGCCCTTGCTGAAACCAACAGCAACAGTGCACCAGCCTCTGTAGAGGCTAACGACACCACAATCAGAGTGAACGACCAGAACATCGTCATCAAGCAGGATGGTGAACAGACTTCTGTGAAGATATATAAGATGAACGGCAACGAGATGACCAAGATTTCCGAAACCCAATTCGTAGATGGTCAGGAAGTAGAAAAGGTATTTGTCACCTCGCCTTTCATCCCTCAGACCCTGAGCAAGCGCAAGCGCAGTCTGGAGAGTCATTATCCAACCTTCTTCTTCGGCTGCAGCCAGTTGCCAGGCAGCAGGGGAAGCATGGGAGGCAACAACGAGATGCACAGTCGCGACTCCAAGTCGTGGGAATGGGGCATCACCCTCACCAGTCTCTGCTTCCGCCTTTCCAACGAAATGGCACTCACCTCCTCTCTCTCCATCGGACAGGTACACCACCATTTCAAGGACAATTATGTATTAAGCACCGAAAACGGGGTATCGACAATGACTCCGATAGATGGCGAGACGCTGAAGAAAAGCTATATCAGCTACAATGTGCTCCGCCTGCCTATCATGCTGGAGTGGCAGAAGCGCATAGGATGCCATGATGCATTCCTGGCGTTAGGTCCATCGGTAGAATACCGCTGGCACGAGCATTCCCGCTACTTCATAGGCAAGCACAAGCATACCGAAACGGGCGATATCAACCTCAACCCTATCGGCCTGAACCTGGAAGCCCGTGCCGGCTACTCAGGAGTGATGCTCTACGCCCGTGCCGGAGTAACCCCGCTGCTCAACAAGACCAAGGCTCCCGAGTGCTACCCGATGACCATCGGCTTAGGATTTAGACTGTAATTTCTCTCAAAAAATCGAAAAAAACACCCGAATACCACAAACGTGGTAGCAGGAATACTACTCATATGCTATTTCAGAATCCAAAAAATCGCCGTACCTTTGCAGCGTCAATCAGAACAAACAGTCTGATGCCAATCATGACTGGATAACTGGGCGACAGATTTATATAAATGAATAAGATTGAATATTAACGTAAAATTAAAGAAAGGACATAGATTATGAGTACAGAAAAGAAACTTCGCTTTGAGACACTTCAGTTGCATGTAGGTCAGGAAAATCCAGATCCAGCTACCGACGCTCGTGCGGTGCCTATCTACCAGACCACAAGTTATGTATTCCGCAACTCTCTGCACGCTGCCGATAGATTCGGACTCCGTGACGCAGGTAACATCTATGGTCGCTTGACCAACTCTACTCAGGGTGTATTCGAAGACCGTGTAGCTGCCCTCGAGGGTGGTGTAGCAGGTTTGGCTGTCGCTTCTGGTGCTGCAGCAGTTACCTACGCTCTGCAGAACATCCTTCAGAACGGCGACCACATCGTAGCTGCCGACAATATCTACGGTGGTACTTATAATCTCATCACTCATACATTATCCACACAGGGTGTCAGCTACACCATCGTGGATCCTCGCAACTTCGAGCAAGTAGAGACTGCCATTCAGGACAATACCAAGGCACTCTATGCAGAGACCTTCGGAAATCCGAACTCTGATGTAACCGATATCGATAAGTTGGCAGAGATTGCTCATCGCCACAACATCCCATTGATTATCGACAACACCTTCGGCACCCCATACCTCATCCGTCCTATCGAGCACGGAGCAGATATCGTGGTTCACTCAGCAACCAAGTTCATCGGCGGTCATGGTTCATCTCTCGGTGGTGTCATCGTAGATGGCGGTAAGTTCGACTGGAAGGCAAATGCCGACAAGTTCCCTACTCTCGCTAAGCCAGACCCATCTTATCATGGTGCCGTATTCGCAGATGTAGCCGGAGCAGCAGCCTTCGTAACCCGAATCCGTGCGGTCATCCTTCGTGATACCGGTGCAACCATCTCTCCATTCAATGCCTGGATTCTTCTTCAGGGCTTGGAGACATTGAGCCTCCGTGTAGAGCGTCACGTTCAGAATGCATTGAAGGTGGTAGAGTATCTGGAGAACAATCCTAAGGTGGCTAAGGTTAATCACCCAGCCGTTCCTTCTCATCCAGATCATGAACTTTACAAGAAGCTCTTCCCTAACGGCGGTGGTTCTATCTTCACCTTCGATATCAAGGGCGGCGAGAAAGAGGCATGGGAGTTCATCGACCACCTGCGCATCTTCTCTTTGCTGGCTAACGTAGCCGACGTGAAGTCACTGGTTATCCACCCAGCAACAACCACCCACTCTCAGTTGAGCCCAGAGGAGTTGGAGGAGCAGCACATCTATCCTTCTACCGTTCGATTGAGCATCGGTATCGAGAACATCGACGACCTGATTGAGGCACTCGATGAAGCATTTACTTACGTAAAGTAAAAATATTAATGATTTAAATTAGAGTACAGTTATGGCAAAGATATATAAGCAGATTACTGATTTAATCGGTAAGACCCCATTGGTAGAATTGGGTAAGTATTCAGCATCCAAGGGTTTGGAGACTCCTGTGATTGCCAAGGTAGAATTCTTCAATCCTGGCGGAAGCGTAAAGGATCGTATCGCACTTGCGATGATCGAAGACGCCGAGCAGAAGGGTATTCTGAAACCAGGTGCCACCATCATTGAACCAACCAGCGGTAATACGGGTGTAGGTTTGGCTCTGGTATCAGCCGTAAAGGGCTATCACCTCATCCTCACCATGCCAGAAACCATGAGTGTGGAGCGCAGAAACCTGGTGAAGGCTTACGGCGCAGAAGTGAGATTGACCAGCGGTAAGGACGGAATGCCTGGTGCCATCAAGGCTGCCGAGGAGCTCCGCGATTCCATCCCAGGCTCTGTGATTCTGGGACAGTTTACCAACCCAGCCAATCCTACCAAGCACTATGCCACAACTGGACCAGAAATCTGGGCAGATACCGATGGCGAGATTGATATCTTCGTAGCCGGTGTAGGAACAGGCGGAACCATTTCAGGTATCGCCAAGTACCTGAAAGAGCAGAATCCTAACGTGAAGGTGATTGCCGTAGAGCCTGTCACATCGCCTGTATTGAACGGCGGACAGAGCGGTCCTCACAAGATTCAGGGCATCGGTGCCGGTTTCATTCCAGAGACTTACTCTTCAGAATATATCGATGAGGTATTGGATATTCAGAACGATGATGCTATCAAGGCAGGTCGTGACCTGGCTCAGACCGAGGGTCTGCTGGTAGGAATCTCATCAGGTGCCGCCGCCTTTGCAGCCACCGAGATTGCGAAGCGTCCTGAGAATAAGGGCAAGAAGATTGTAGCCCTCTTGCCAGATACCGGCGAGCGTTATTTGAGCACTGTACTCTACGCTTTCGAGGAGTATCCATTGTAATTCACAATCGGATATTTTCTGATGGAAGCAAAATCTATCATAATTTCCCCAACCAGCTTTCCCATAGCAGGTTGGGGATTTTCATTTTTCGGAACTTCATATATATTTGCAAATGCGATACCACCCCAATTCCTTCTACAACTTGCGAGAATCGAGTATAAATTCTAGCATTTATCATTTAAAAGATTCTAAAAATCAATAAATATCATTACGAGTTCCCATAGTGGGAACTCTCATTTATTTTATTTTTCCTATCTTTGCAAAAGATTACCACTTTGGAGGCGCCACGACAAAAACAGTAATTTGTGGATCTCTACTTCCGAAAGCTAACGGAGGCGGAGACAGGGGGGATTTGTGTCTGAAGCCAAAGAGCGATACCAAACATCTTCTGCTCTGTTCACGGTGACACGATGACACTAGTTTTTCAACTTTTCGCCTCGCACGCGGGCAGGCAGGAACTTTCGGCTTGATTTTTCCTGCCTGCCCGCGCGAGAGTAAATCTTCAGAAATCACTGTCATAAGTGTCACCCTGTCATCCAGAAGCAGGTTACTTCCGAATCAAAAGTCAAAGACTTACGGTGCAAAAGTCAGGCACTTACGACACAAAAGTCAGGGACTTACGCCCCGTAATCCCCTGGCTTACGAACCGCAATCCAATCATAAAGCCCTTAAAAATCAAACAAGCCAGGTATTTAGAAGTGATACCAAGCAAGGCATGTAAAAGGGCTTACAAACACCAGAGCAAAGAGAATCTATGAAAAAGTATGAGCAACTGTGAGCAAGTATGAGCAACTGTGAGTTGCCTCCTCACCGATTTCGTATCTTTGCATTGTGATTCAGAGATACTCAGCGGTTCCAATCAGCAAGCTATAGTAAGGCGTCCCCATAGCAAGCTATCCCCAGGCGGTCCCATCCCGCACAGCCATGGCAAAGACCGCTTTGATATGATTTGATAGCCAACCTGCCAGGTATCAAACTGAGATACAAGAAGGAAGCATTAGAGTTTCTGGAAGAAAATCTAAAATTTGATATGGACAGATTCTACCAGCTCAATCACAAGATATTCGAAGATTATGCAAATATAGGAAAAAAGGCAACATCCATACGCACAATATTAAAACTCTTACAACATATCAAACAGGTAAAAGCAGATGTGATGCCGTTTATAAAGAATCCAAAAGATATGACTATCTGGTCCAACAAATACTTTCTGCAATTGGCAAAAATGATAAACATTGAATAGCTAAGGTATCTTCCTCCCCTATCACATGTGGGCAGTATCAGTTTTAAAAACGAACATTAAGGGGGGGGTAGGATTCCTTATTTTATGAGAGAAAAAAGAGTTCATTTGCAACAACCGTTTCCCTTATATAATAAGGTGTAAGCTCGGGAAGAATGAACTTAAACCAAATTGAACCAATCGTCAAAGTTTAAAGAATACTAAAACTTTCGTTTCCGCTTGAAATTCTCCACAAAAATGACTATATTTGCAATGCCGTTGAGATAAACACGACAAACATTAAAAAATCATAATCTAAAAAGTAAATGAGTAAGAATATCACAGAACAATCAGTCTTTGGAGCTTATTCTCAGAAAGAGAATCAAGTAACATCGGCACTCCTCAAAATCTTAGAAACAGATTGTGGGGGAGGCAGTTTGTTAGATGAAATTCTTCAGCGAATTGATGAAGGAAATGGACTGCCAGAAAAAACATTAAAGATTGAAACCCAAAGTCATATTGACGACACAGACATCCATAGTATACCAGATGGTTTAATCTCTTGCAACTATGCTTTCAACATTTATATTGAAAGCAAACTGTTTGATGTCATCAATCTAACCCAACTAGAAAATCACAAGAAGTTGATTGTCGAAGACAGAGATGAACGCAATAAACTCATCTATATCACTACACACGACTAACGACCAGAATTCTTCCCCAAGAGATAATTTGGACGAATTGGACCACCCTGATGAATATCCTCAATGATTATCAGCAAGATGTTCCAAATCCGGTCCTCAGCTATCTCATAGAACAGTTTGAGCTTCTTATTACCTCATTAGGTTTATATGATGATCACGAAAACCGCGTCATCATAGTAGGCGGAAGATGGGGTGAGCCTATTGCTTTGGAATATAATTTCTATGCATGTCAAGGCGGCAGAAGCTTCAAGAATGCCAAATACTTAGCATTCTATTACGCACAAAAAATCCAATATCTCTTTGAAATTGAAAAAAAGCTAGAAAATGTAGATATCAGAGAGTTAAAAGAATATGTTCCAGAAGAGTACTTTGCTAAAAAGGAACCTCTATACAAACCGGAGAAACGAACATTCTTCAAGCTCAAGAAAATAGAAGAATTCTCACCTGCCATTCAAAATGATTCTTTCGGAAAGACAGGAAGACGTATAGCCTTCACACAAGGCCAGACCTACACCACTCTTGAAAGAATCCGAAAGGCAAAAGTGACCTCAGAACTTAGATTTTAAATACACTATATTATGGCAACAACTGTAAAAGAAGGTAATTTTATTTACCGCATTAATCCAGACAAGCCTACCGAGCTTCAAAGAGCCACGATGGGTAGCAATAGTTGGAGTTTCTGCTGTGGATGCAATGGCGCCGAGATTTTCGACATCATCACCAAGGGGAGCGACATCATCATGAGTACCTCCATGGGTACTTATGTTCGCTCGCATAGCGGAACCGTAACCAAGAAATAACGATATAACAGCATAAAAGACATGATGGCTATACTGGGAATCATAGGCATATTGGTTATTGCTTTTGTCATCCTTGGCTTAATTGGCTGGGGTGTGCAAGCCTTGGGATTTATCGCCTCTTTCCTAGGTGAAGGCATCACAGGGTGCATCGGATGCTTCTGTAAATTCTTTTGGATCATCCTTGTTGCATTCGTCTTAATATGTTTAATCTTTTAAACTGAGGTTATATGAAAATAAATATTTTTAAAACTACCACCATCATAGATAGAGAAAACGCTTCTAAGTATATTCATAGGGACGAAGCAAAACTTCCCTCAAGTATCATAGACATTCAAGAAAGAGCATTCTTTGGATGCTTCGATTTGAAAAATGTCAATCTTTCAGAATGTAACAGACTGTCAGTAATTGGCAACAATGCATTTGGAGTTTGCACTTCACTGAAAGAATTAAAATTCCCAAAAGGGATTACAAAAATAGAGGGAAATGCTTTCAAGTCTTGTATAAATTTAGAGAAAATAGCATCGGACAACTCTGGAATGAAATTTGGGAGAAATATCATGTTTCGCTCAACTGGGCTTTCAGCCATTATTTCAACTATCTCTCCATCTTCACGGTGGAAGACATCATGAAAATCAAGCCCGAAAACTTCGAGATGAGTATTGAAATATCACTTTAACAAACAAAGGAAAGGGAATAATATGGCAGCAAAAATGTCTTTATGCACTATCAGTTATAACTACGAGCATTACGCAGGTATCGATGTGGAAAAACTGTCCAACATTATCAATGAGTATGTCAAAAAGGAGTTTGCAGATTTCAATCCGCAGGTCTCTGAGCCTGGCTCTGACATGGAAATGCCAGACCATGTGGATATGCTGCTCTGCAAGAAGGATGGCAGCATCTTCTATGAAAGCGACATTCTGCGCCGTGCCGTCAACATTCCGCATGATTGTCAAATGGGTGGATTAGTATTGGAAATCTTTATCCAGAACTGCGATGGCACGAGATACAAAAAAAGACATGCATATCCCAAGCCTTGGTGTAACCATAAAGCTAACGGCAAGTCGGACATGAGAAAACTGAAAATTCATAAAACTATCAGCAAAAGGAATCTTAACAATCAAGAAGGCAAAGACTCTGAAGGCATCAGAATACCTGAACTTAGACCCAAGATTGACCTTCACTTCTTAAGATAACCATCCCATGACATACGAAGAATTCAAGCAATTGGCTGAACATCCACAGCATCGGGATGTTCCTGCCATCTTCAAGCTCGAAGTATTAGAAACAGAAGAGCTGGAGGAGAAAAAGCGTTCACATTATCCGAAATATAAGGTGAACACCTATTGTCCGCAAGCCTTCACCACAACTTTGGAGGAGGCAGAGAGACTGATGCACCAGGATGTCCTTTACCGCAAGAAGATGAAGGAGGAAGACGACTATCCGCTGGATACCTTCTGCTATTATATCTCGGAGATTCCAATGGGACTGTTGCACTACGACCGCGAATGTCTTTCGGAAAGGATGTATGATGGGGAAGGAAAACTGATCGACCAGTCTTACTGCTGTTCGCGTTTCAGCATTTACTATCCCGGAGTCTGCGATTTGCCTGCATACAACCGTCATCCTGACGAGACCTTCCGAGGCAGAAACGCAGAACAGATTAGATTCCAGAAAGGTGACATCGTGGAAGTATATCGTGGCGATGAGGTGAAACTTGCCATCGTTGTCGGAACTCCGCTTACCACCGAATGGATCTGGGAGAGAAACCAGGCTGCCAAGGATAAAAGGGGATTGGATGAACTGCCATACGATGAAACGGATGACAGCTATACCGTGATAGATGGTCCCGGCTACGAATACCACGACCACGTTCCGTCGCTGTATGTCTTCGCCCCTCACTATCATGTGCCGCTCTATCTTCAGAGACGATTCAAGGGGTATTTGGAAAAGGCTGAGAAAAAGCAGAAAGAAGAGGAGGAGAAAGACAGGATCTTCCGCCAGGCTCACGATTGCAGCTTCAGCAACAAGGAACAGATAGAGAAGTCAGAAAAGTGCGGCTGTTTCTTCTGCGGCGAAATCTTCTCGCCATCCGAAATCACGGATTACCTTCCTGATGAGCCGCCTACAGCCGAATGTCCCTTCTGCCATACCGACTCCGTAATAGGTGATGCCTCCGGCTTCCCTATCACCAAGAATTTCTTAAAGAAAATGAAGAAGAGATGGTTCTAGGCGATTTTTCAACGTTTTTCACCGACCTGCCCCCTATCTCATGGGGGCAGTATCAGTTTTGAAAACGGACATTAAAATACCATTTATCCAAAGAGATCATTCATCCTTACCTCACTATTCACCAATCCACTATGCATATTCTGCTTCACCCCATAAGTCGTGATGAAAGTATGCAGCAATGCCTTCTTCGTCTTGGTCGCCACAGAGAAGGAAGACATCCTGTCACGCAGCCGCTGCTCATAGCTGGCATCTATCACAAACTCATCCTTGGCATATTTCATCTCACAGATATTGATAGCTCCATCAGCACGGTCTATCAGCATATCAATCTGACCTCCTCGCCATTCTGCACCAGTAGAATCTACAAAAGGACGGCAGGACCAGGAATAAACATTCGCCAAAACACCAGAAATACCCAATGCCTTCTTGATCTGTGGGATATGATGTAGGCATACCTGTTCGAAAGCATAACCGCTCCAGGCTGTTCTATTTCCCGAATTGCGCATGTTACTCCAGAAGTTCTTATCCTGCCCACTGTTATTTGCCACAAAACGGGTATAGAACAATGAGTATAAGTCAGTTAACTGATATAGGGCATCCCTTTCACTCTTTCCTATGGTAGCATATTTCCTGATAAAATCGCATTTCTTCAGATTCTCCAGGATTTCTGATAACTGTCCACCGCCTTTCAGTTTCAACTCATCCATCAATTCCTTACGGGTCATCCCCTTCATTTTTTCAGAAAGCACCTCTACTATCTTGCGATAATGCTTGGAGTCATTAAAGAGGGAACGGAAGAGGAAATCGAATTCTCCACGTAATGGCGAATCCTGC
This window encodes:
- a CDS encoding DUF6108 family protein, yielding MKRCNLIKRFFIGLLLIVVASISANAQEGLYVKSIFQRFGHAKGCKMVTMQNAQLKGYRLKIYKSLVYKNHATEIAHYLKSDRKAAKKIREVVENGKMVSGYYMMTPLSNGDNRFILFSNPSKSKGTVIYIEGDLSPEDIMQLCYSRR
- a CDS encoding O-acetylhomoserine aminocarboxypropyltransferase/cysteine synthase family protein, producing MSTEKKLRFETLQLHVGQENPDPATDARAVPIYQTTSYVFRNSLHAADRFGLRDAGNIYGRLTNSTQGVFEDRVAALEGGVAGLAVASGAAAVTYALQNILQNGDHIVAADNIYGGTYNLITHTLSTQGVSYTIVDPRNFEQVETAIQDNTKALYAETFGNPNSDVTDIDKLAEIAHRHNIPLIIDNTFGTPYLIRPIEHGADIVVHSATKFIGGHGSSLGGVIVDGGKFDWKANADKFPTLAKPDPSYHGAVFADVAGAAAFVTRIRAVILRDTGATISPFNAWILLQGLETLSLRVERHVQNALKVVEYLENNPKVAKVNHPAVPSHPDHELYKKLFPNGGGSIFTFDIKGGEKEAWEFIDHLRIFSLLANVADVKSLVIHPATTTHSQLSPEELEEQHIYPSTVRLSIGIENIDDLIEALDEAFTYVK
- the cysK gene encoding cysteine synthase A — its product is MAKIYKQITDLIGKTPLVELGKYSASKGLETPVIAKVEFFNPGGSVKDRIALAMIEDAEQKGILKPGATIIEPTSGNTGVGLALVSAVKGYHLILTMPETMSVERRNLVKAYGAEVRLTSGKDGMPGAIKAAEELRDSIPGSVILGQFTNPANPTKHYATTGPEIWADTDGEIDIFVAGVGTGGTISGIAKYLKEQNPNVKVIAVEPVTSPVLNGGQSGPHKIQGIGAGFIPETYSSEYIDEVLDIQNDDAIKAGRDLAQTEGLLVGISSGAAAFAATEIAKRPENKGKKIVALLPDTGERYLSTVLYAFEEYPL
- a CDS encoding leucine-rich repeat protein — its product is MKINIFKTTTIIDRENASKYIHRDEAKLPSSIIDIQERAFFGCFDLKNVNLSECNRLSVIGNNAFGVCTSLKELKFPKGITKIEGNAFKSCINLEKIASDNSGMKFGRNIMFRSTGLSAIISTISPSSRWKTS
- a CDS encoding ATP-binding protein; the encoded protein is MDANGIIGREYEQKLILERCKSNKAELIAIYGRRRVGKTFLVRKIFNDQFAFSFIGMYEVSRAVQLEQFRMALAQYAKQTVPKLKTWFEAFAALREYLSGLSLQEPIVLFFDELPWMDTPKSNFIAAFSYFWNSWASMVPQLKLIVCGSSTTWMLAKFIGDKGGLYGRVTRQIYLAPFSLGETELFLNELKGLALTRQQVLDVYMILGGIPYYLDMLERGVPLDVCIDRLFFSQDSPLRGEFDFLFRSLFNDSKHYRKIVEVLSEKMKGMTRKELMDELKLKGGGQLSEILENLKKCDFIRKYATIGKSERDALYQLTDLYSLFYTRFVANNSGQDKNFWSNMRNSGNRTAWSGYAFEQVCLHHIPQIKKALGISGVLANVYSWSCRPFVDSTGAEWRGGQIDMLIDRADGAINICEMKYAKDEFVIDASYEQRLRDRMSSFSVATKTKKALLHTFITTYGVKQNMHSGLVNSEVRMNDLFG